The following are encoded in a window of Kitasatospora sp. NBC_01250 genomic DNA:
- a CDS encoding alanine racemase — translation MTLSLYVDTDRWRAHQRAVLAEFPGLVPVAKGNGYGFGNRRLAQEAALLGTGCLAVGTAAEAAELLRDGGHGQDGDGRDRDGDGNGDRPGGFPGELLVLTPYRVGEEGAELPDDTVLRTVAGVEALRALSQAPGRRRVVVECMTSMRRHGIAPAELAHLAEAAAATGGAGSVIEGFALHLPLDRPDGSDPAAEISAWVQAIETAALPVEHIYLSHLDAGGIAWLNVRHPATTFHSRIGTRLWLGEVEALTARATVLDVTAVSRGERYGYRQHKAPSDGHLLVVSGGTAHGIGLQAPTYVKGLLPRAKGIARAGLASLNRTLSPYQWNGRQLWFAEPPHMQVSIVFLPGETKPPAIGDELPLNVRHTTTHFDRLADR, via the coding sequence ATGACCCTTTCGCTGTACGTGGACACCGACCGCTGGCGGGCGCATCAGCGCGCGGTACTGGCCGAGTTCCCGGGGCTGGTCCCGGTGGCCAAGGGCAACGGCTACGGGTTCGGCAACCGCCGGCTGGCCCAGGAGGCGGCGCTGCTGGGCACCGGGTGCCTGGCGGTCGGCACCGCGGCCGAGGCCGCCGAACTGCTCCGCGACGGCGGCCACGGCCAGGACGGCGATGGCCGGGACCGCGACGGCGACGGCAACGGCGACCGGCCGGGCGGCTTCCCGGGCGAGCTGCTGGTCCTGACGCCGTACCGGGTCGGCGAGGAGGGCGCCGAGCTGCCGGACGACACGGTGCTGCGGACGGTGGCGGGTGTGGAGGCGCTGCGGGCGCTGTCCCAGGCGCCGGGCCGCCGGCGGGTGGTGGTGGAGTGCATGACCAGCATGCGCCGGCACGGCATCGCGCCCGCCGAGCTCGCGCACCTGGCCGAGGCGGCGGCGGCCACGGGCGGGGCGGGGAGCGTGATCGAGGGCTTCGCGCTGCACCTGCCGCTGGACCGCCCCGACGGTTCCGACCCGGCGGCCGAGATCTCCGCCTGGGTCCAGGCGATCGAGACGGCCGCGCTGCCCGTCGAGCACATCTACCTCAGCCACCTGGACGCGGGCGGCATCGCCTGGCTGAACGTCCGCCACCCGGCGACCACCTTCCACTCCCGGATCGGCACCCGGCTCTGGCTCGGCGAGGTCGAGGCGCTCACCGCCCGGGCCACCGTGCTGGACGTGACGGCGGTCTCCCGCGGCGAGCGCTACGGCTACCGCCAGCACAAGGCCCCCTCCGACGGCCACCTGCTGGTGGTCTCCGGCGGCACCGCGCACGGGATCGGCCTGCAGGCGCCCACGTACGTGAAGGGCCTGCTGCCCCGCGCCAAGGGGATCGCCAGGGCCGGGCTGGCCAGCCTCAACCGCACCCTGTCGCCCTACCAGTGGAACGGCCGCCAGCTCTGGTTCGCCGAGCCGCCGCACATGCAGGTGAGCATCGTCTTCCTGCCCGGGGAGACCAAGCCCCCGGCCATCGGCGACGAACTGCCGCTCAACGTCCGGCACACCACCACGCACTTCGACCGGCTGGCGGACCGGTAG
- a CDS encoding MFS transporter: MLRSRDFRRLLAARLLSQLSDGVFQVSLASYVIFSPEHQSSPADIASMLAVLLLPFSVIGPFAGVLLDRWRRRQVLYLGNLARFGLGLATAGLLLGQVPEWLFFASALLVTALNRFILAGLSAALPRVVAPAQLVTANALSPTAGTVAAACGGGIGFLFHQVMAPGPRADAALVTLAAVLYLAAALAAHRMAPDLLGPEHHPDRPDLRAALGQAGRSLVDGVRHLVKESRPAVHALAAVTAARFCYGVLIVTVLMLSRYTFNDPADSQAGLATLGTALGFSAVGFFLAAVVSPWFTRRLGLTGWMVACLGSAALFVPALGLFFDTGPVMAAALLLGVVTQGSKICADTIVQNAVEDDYRGRVFALYDVLFNVAFVAAAGVTALVLPLNGRSVGVLLGVAAVYALSAALYARAGRRTPPPGPR; this comes from the coding sequence CTGCTGCGCTCCCGGGACTTTCGCCGACTGCTGGCCGCCCGGCTGCTCTCCCAACTCTCCGACGGCGTCTTCCAGGTCTCCCTGGCCTCGTACGTGATCTTCTCCCCGGAGCACCAGTCCTCCCCCGCCGACATCGCCTCCATGCTCGCGGTGCTGCTGCTGCCGTTCTCGGTGATCGGCCCGTTCGCCGGGGTGCTGCTGGACCGCTGGCGCCGCCGCCAGGTGCTCTACCTCGGCAACCTGGCCCGCTTCGGCCTCGGCCTGGCGACCGCCGGGCTGCTCCTCGGCCAGGTGCCCGAGTGGCTCTTCTTCGCCTCCGCGCTGCTGGTGACGGCGCTCAACCGGTTCATCCTGGCCGGACTCTCGGCCGCGTTGCCCCGCGTCGTGGCACCGGCCCAACTGGTCACCGCCAACGCCCTCTCCCCCACCGCGGGAACCGTCGCGGCTGCCTGCGGCGGTGGCATCGGCTTCCTCTTCCACCAGGTGATGGCGCCCGGACCACGGGCCGACGCCGCTCTCGTCACGCTGGCCGCCGTGCTCTACCTGGCCGCCGCGCTCGCCGCCCACCGGATGGCCCCCGACCTGCTCGGCCCCGAGCACCACCCCGACCGCCCCGACCTGCGTGCGGCCCTCGGCCAGGCCGGCCGGTCACTGGTCGACGGCGTGCGCCACCTCGTCAAGGAGAGCCGGCCCGCCGTGCACGCGCTCGCCGCGGTGACCGCGGCGCGGTTCTGCTACGGCGTCCTGATCGTCACGGTGCTCATGCTCTCCCGCTACACCTTCAACGACCCGGCCGACAGTCAGGCCGGGCTCGCCACCCTGGGCACGGCGCTCGGCTTCTCGGCGGTCGGCTTCTTCCTGGCCGCCGTGGTCAGCCCCTGGTTCACCCGGCGGCTCGGGCTCACCGGCTGGATGGTCGCCTGCCTCGGCTCGGCCGCCCTCTTCGTCCCGGCACTGGGCCTCTTCTTCGACACCGGCCCGGTGATGGCCGCTGCGCTGCTGCTCGGTGTGGTCACCCAGGGCAGCAAGATCTGCGCGGACACCATCGTGCAGAACGCGGTCGAGGACGACTACCGGGGGCGGGTCTTCGCCCTCTACGACGTGCTGTTCAACGTCGCCTTCGTCGCAGCCGCCGGCGTCACCGCGCTGGTGCTGCCGTTGAACGGACGTTCCGTGGGCGTACTGCTCGGTGTCGCCGCGGTCTACGCGCTGAGCGCCGCGCTCTACGCCCGGGCCGGTCGGCGCACACCGCCGCCCGGGCCCCGGTGA
- a CDS encoding transglycosylase domain-containing protein, which produces MSEHRRRSANSGGDEQPPGRPNDQRPYAYGSAPEGAPSYDTPGRPRAARPAGPRGPQAMRETAQQPRMTRAEMRKAAQKGGGGRKGGGPGGGGGRDGRGAGAKPPGKKRFIDYPRWGKSGVRRWLPSWKQLLSVFLIFFGGGVAAVGTAYAMTTVPALKDMVNNAPNTYYWADGSEMTSTGSLTRQVVPIGDINKSMQDAVIAAENESFRTDPGIDPKGIARAMYNMASGQATQGGSTITQQYVKNAYLSQSQTLSRKLKEFFITLKINQKMSKDDILDGYLNTSWFGRQSYGIQAAAHNYYNVDAKDLNVCQSAMLAGLLKGAGLYDPSLSASNHANMFGTPAKPDTGRWEWILGKMVETKAITKDQQSQCLSAGLPEPVKQQTATNMTGQVGYIVATVNKYLEQKDPTITDASLGRGGYKIYTTLQKDKVDELSAAVAQMQQQNLDPVKHPTTDTNVQVGAASVIPGDGALVALYGGPGQDKGQYSNNADTTGVPVGSTFKPYVLATAMQVGLQTQTGPDGKPLRINEDSRYNADDLSTIRQPDGSLVKNQDGSVFHQKNDEDGPQGYVTLRDAMINSFNVPYVQLGEDVGGSNVAKLAEQMGLSAASMPVQNQGTAAFAIGTSTPSAIQMASGYSVFAARGQQADMYPVTKVQLGDRTLSTFTKPTPKTVLDQAVADNITSVLQDVVAKGTGKKALAVGRPVAGKTGTTDKGTSAWFDGYTPQLATAITMFREDPNHPGLQSLVGTGGRTEFAGGDLPTEIFANYMKAALANTPVADFPDPAAVNQEVDASGAPSTASPSPSTSASSSPSSTPSSTPSAPASSQAPPPSPTTQAPPQPPTGGGPETCLPGVDCGGQPTASKQPPGGGNGGGTGGGGTGGGGNTGAPGGGGSTCAFGDLFCGGGGQTSAPPTTKPTHSGGGGAGGATGGPSSPASGTANPGAAGG; this is translated from the coding sequence ATGAGCGAACACCGGCGCCGGTCGGCGAACTCGGGCGGCGACGAGCAGCCGCCCGGCCGACCGAACGACCAACGCCCGTACGCCTACGGCTCTGCGCCTGAAGGCGCGCCGTCCTACGACACCCCGGGGCGGCCGCGTGCGGCCCGGCCCGCGGGTCCGCGGGGCCCGCAGGCGATGCGGGAGACGGCCCAGCAGCCGCGGATGACCCGCGCCGAGATGCGCAAGGCGGCCCAGAAGGGCGGCGGCGGTCGCAAGGGCGGCGGTCCGGGCGGCGGCGGTGGCCGGGACGGCCGGGGTGCGGGGGCCAAGCCGCCGGGCAAGAAGCGGTTCATCGACTACCCGCGCTGGGGCAAGAGCGGGGTGCGGCGCTGGCTGCCCTCGTGGAAGCAGCTGCTGTCGGTCTTCCTGATCTTCTTCGGCGGCGGTGTCGCCGCGGTCGGCACCGCGTACGCGATGACGACGGTGCCGGCGCTCAAGGACATGGTGAACAACGCGCCCAACACCTATTACTGGGCCGACGGCTCGGAGATGACCAGCACGGGCAGCCTGACCCGGCAGGTCGTCCCGATCGGGGACATCAACAAGTCGATGCAGGACGCGGTGATCGCGGCCGAGAACGAGAGCTTCCGGACCGACCCCGGCATCGACCCCAAGGGCATCGCCCGGGCGATGTACAACATGGCCTCCGGCCAGGCCACCCAGGGTGGTTCGACGATCACCCAGCAGTACGTGAAGAACGCCTACCTGAGCCAGAGCCAGACCCTGAGCCGCAAGCTCAAGGAGTTCTTCATCACGCTGAAGATCAATCAGAAGATGTCCAAGGACGACATCCTGGACGGCTATCTGAACACCAGCTGGTTCGGACGCCAGTCCTACGGCATCCAGGCCGCCGCCCACAACTACTACAACGTGGACGCCAAGGACCTGAACGTCTGCCAGAGTGCGATGCTGGCCGGTCTGCTGAAGGGCGCTGGGCTCTACGACCCCTCGCTCAGCGCCAGCAACCACGCCAACATGTTCGGCACCCCGGCCAAGCCGGACACCGGCCGCTGGGAGTGGATCCTGGGCAAGATGGTGGAGACCAAGGCCATCACCAAGGACCAGCAGAGCCAGTGCCTGTCGGCCGGCCTGCCCGAGCCGGTCAAGCAGCAGACCGCGACCAACATGACCGGTCAGGTCGGCTACATCGTCGCCACCGTCAACAAGTACCTGGAGCAGAAGGACCCGACGATCACGGACGCCTCCCTCGGCCGGGGCGGCTACAAGATCTACACCACGCTGCAGAAGGACAAGGTCGACGAGCTGAGCGCGGCCGTCGCGCAGATGCAGCAGCAGAACCTCGACCCCGTCAAGCACCCCACCACCGACACCAACGTCCAGGTCGGCGCGGCCTCGGTGATCCCCGGGGACGGCGCGCTGGTGGCCCTCTACGGCGGTCCGGGGCAGGACAAGGGGCAGTACAGCAACAACGCGGACACCACCGGTGTCCCGGTCGGCTCGACCTTCAAGCCGTACGTGCTGGCCACCGCGATGCAGGTCGGCCTGCAGACCCAGACGGGGCCGGACGGCAAGCCGCTGCGGATCAACGAGGACAGCCGCTACAACGCCGACGACCTGAGCACCATCCGCCAGCCGGACGGCTCGCTGGTGAAGAACCAGGACGGCTCGGTCTTCCACCAGAAGAACGACGAGGACGGGCCGCAGGGATACGTGACCCTGCGCGACGCCATGATCAACTCGTTCAACGTCCCCTACGTCCAGCTCGGTGAGGACGTCGGCGGATCCAACGTGGCCAAGCTGGCCGAGCAGATGGGCCTGAGCGCGGCGAGCATGCCGGTCCAGAACCAGGGCACCGCCGCCTTCGCGATCGGCACCTCGACCCCGAGCGCGATCCAGATGGCCTCCGGCTACTCGGTCTTCGCCGCCCGCGGGCAGCAGGCCGACATGTACCCGGTGACCAAGGTGCAGCTCGGCGACAGGACGCTGAGCACCTTCACCAAGCCCACCCCGAAGACGGTGCTCGACCAGGCGGTGGCCGACAACATCACCAGCGTCCTGCAGGACGTGGTGGCCAAGGGCACCGGTAAGAAGGCGCTGGCGGTCGGTCGCCCGGTGGCCGGCAAGACCGGTACCACCGACAAGGGCACCTCGGCCTGGTTCGACGGCTACACCCCGCAGCTGGCCACGGCCATCACCATGTTCCGCGAGGACCCCAACCACCCCGGGCTGCAGTCCCTGGTCGGCACCGGCGGTCGGACCGAGTTCGCCGGTGGTGACCTGCCGACCGAGATCTTCGCCAACTACATGAAGGCCGCGTTGGCCAACACCCCGGTGGCCGACTTCCCGGACCCGGCGGCGGTCAACCAGGAGGTCGACGCCTCGGGCGCGCCGAGCACCGCCTCGCCCTCGCCGTCCACCTCGGCGTCGAGCTCGCCGAGTTCCACCCCGAGCTCCACCCCGAGTGCCCCGGCGAGCAGCCAGGCCCCGCCGCCGTCGCCCACCACCCAGGCTCCGCCCCAGCCGCCGACCGGTGGCGGTCCGGAGACCTGCCTGCCCGGCGTGGACTGCGGCGGCCAGCCCACCGCGTCCAAGCAGCCGCCCGGTGGCGGCAACGGCGGCGGTACCGGGGGCGGCGGTACCGGCGGTGGCGGCAACACCGGGGCTCCCGGTGGTGGCGGTTCGACCTGTGCCTTCGGGGACCTGTTCTGCGGCGGTGGCGGCCAGACCTCGGCCCCGCCGACCACCAAGCCCACGCACAGCGGGGGCGGTGGCGCCGGCGGTGCCACCGGAGGCCCGAGCAGCCCGGCCAGCGGCACGGCGAACCCCGGCGCTGCCGGGGGCTGA
- a CDS encoding glycosyltransferase family 87 protein, translating into MTSSTRDEIPAAESAEAQAQGPLPNTVVVPADEDPVAAAGSELLGGPPGRRALLGVSWWVPARFLALATIVTYIVGLAQKLPCYTSGWFFGATAQYTHACYSDIPHLYTARGFAAGLHPYVDMLPSPTPDMKYLEYPVLTGGFMQIAGWLTPTGGIIEDRERWFWMVNAAMLLICAVVTVIALTRTHRRRPWDALLFALAPCLALDATINWDLLAVALTAVAMAYWSSNRTVWAGVFIGLATAAKLYPVLLLGPLLVLCWRTGRWRAFWQATGGAVGAWLLVNVPIMIANWDGWATFYTFSQTRKEDFGSFWMILMQDRNESLAGLNNWIAALLIACFLGIAWLGLSAPRRPRYAQLVFLIVAAFVVTNKVYSPQYVLWLIPLAALARPRWRDFLIWQACEVLYFLGIWSYLAFIGDSKQHGIGQNWYHFAVILHVAGTLYLCVKVIRDILRPDRDPVRWDGSDDPSGGVLDFAPDVFVLGAARRLREQESYAAFAPLPGADWLGHEPEADVLEDGVPGQSPGA; encoded by the coding sequence ATGACGTCCAGCACCCGTGACGAGATCCCCGCCGCCGAGTCCGCGGAGGCACAGGCCCAGGGCCCGCTGCCCAACACCGTGGTCGTGCCCGCGGACGAGGACCCGGTCGCGGCGGCCGGCAGCGAACTGCTCGGCGGCCCGCCCGGCCGGCGCGCCCTGCTCGGCGTCTCCTGGTGGGTCCCGGCCCGCTTCCTGGCGCTGGCCACCATCGTCACGTACATCGTCGGGCTCGCGCAGAAGCTGCCCTGCTACACCAGCGGCTGGTTCTTCGGCGCCACCGCGCAGTACACCCACGCGTGCTACAGCGACATCCCGCACCTGTACACCGCACGCGGCTTCGCCGCCGGGCTGCACCCCTACGTGGACATGCTGCCCTCGCCCACGCCGGACATGAAGTACCTGGAGTACCCGGTCCTGACCGGCGGCTTCATGCAGATCGCCGGGTGGCTGACCCCCACCGGCGGCATCATCGAGGACCGCGAGCGCTGGTTCTGGATGGTCAACGCCGCGATGCTGCTGATCTGCGCGGTGGTCACGGTGATCGCGCTCACCCGCACCCACCGCCGCCGCCCCTGGGACGCGCTGCTCTTCGCGCTGGCCCCCTGCCTGGCACTGGACGCCACGATCAACTGGGACCTGCTCGCGGTCGCGCTGACCGCGGTCGCGATGGCCTACTGGTCCTCCAACCGCACGGTCTGGGCCGGTGTGTTCATCGGCCTGGCCACGGCCGCCAAGCTCTACCCGGTGCTGCTGCTCGGTCCGCTGCTGGTGCTCTGCTGGCGCACCGGTCGCTGGCGGGCGTTCTGGCAGGCCACCGGCGGCGCGGTCGGCGCCTGGCTGCTGGTCAACGTCCCGATCATGATCGCCAACTGGGACGGCTGGGCCACCTTCTACACCTTCAGCCAGACCCGCAAGGAGGACTTCGGGTCCTTCTGGATGATCCTCATGCAGGACCGCAACGAGTCGCTGGCCGGCCTCAACAACTGGATCGCCGCGCTGCTGATCGCCTGCTTCCTGGGCATCGCCTGGCTGGGCCTGTCCGCCCCGCGCCGGCCGCGCTACGCCCAGCTGGTCTTCCTGATCGTGGCGGCCTTCGTGGTCACCAACAAGGTGTACTCGCCGCAGTACGTGCTCTGGCTGATCCCGCTGGCCGCGCTGGCCCGGCCGCGCTGGCGGGACTTCCTGATCTGGCAGGCCTGCGAGGTGCTGTACTTCCTCGGCATCTGGTCCTACCTGGCCTTCATCGGTGACTCCAAGCAGCACGGGATCGGCCAGAACTGGTACCACTTCGCCGTCATCCTGCACGTGGCCGGCACGCTCTACCTCTGCGTCAAGGTGATCCGCGACATCCTGCGCCCCGACCGCGACCCGGTGCGCTGGGACGGCAGTGACGACCCGTCGGGCGGGGTGCTCGACTTCGCCCCCGACGTCTTCGTGCTCGGCGCGGCCCGCCGGCTGCGCGAGCAGGAGTCCTACGCGGCCTTCGCCCCATTGCCGGGCGCCGACTGGCTCGGGCACGAGCCGGAGGCCGACGTGCTGGAGGACGGCGTGCCGGGGCAGTCCCCGGGCGCCTAG
- a CDS encoding LppU/SCO3897 family protein, with translation MSNPPQPPNPNIPPPPPNPPSVPAPPASAPAAVTPAEPAPADPTLVDATPVDSTPVDATPPAPAAQPPAAQPPTAVLPPPVFAQPTPTPPPAQAPAQPPAAPNPYAVPNPYAAPSAYASPNPYGTPAFATAYGYPGPGMPDTPAVCRVCGGFPAVDVTVRGHQGVIVLWKFPSRPGPYCQVCGTATVREMAQRTLVRGWWAVLSPLFTLITLLRTRAAYQKIRQLPPPAPGTHGPQLDPGTPLTKRGAIWMLLLPVASVAACITLLVLLVSGANGDDSGPAGRSVITANGGDCLRDAHGSLGQPDAHPDVTVLPCSSSKAQYRVLAKVATVDDPQGACSGYHAATSWLLHKDGGASFALCLAAKDAPDAPDAPDGSSGTTGSTGSTDSTGSGTSV, from the coding sequence GTGAGCAATCCGCCCCAGCCGCCGAACCCGAACATCCCACCGCCACCGCCGAATCCGCCGAGCGTTCCCGCGCCGCCGGCTTCCGCGCCCGCGGCCGTGACACCCGCGGAGCCCGCACCGGCCGACCCGACGCTCGTCGACGCGACGCCCGTCGACAGCACGCCCGTCGACGCCACCCCGCCGGCCCCGGCCGCACAGCCCCCGGCCGCGCAGCCGCCGACCGCCGTGCTCCCGCCGCCGGTCTTCGCCCAGCCGACGCCGACACCGCCCCCCGCCCAGGCCCCGGCGCAGCCACCGGCCGCGCCGAACCCCTACGCGGTGCCGAACCCGTATGCCGCGCCGAGTGCGTACGCCAGCCCGAACCCGTACGGCACACCGGCCTTCGCGACGGCGTACGGCTACCCGGGCCCCGGGATGCCGGACACGCCCGCCGTCTGCCGGGTGTGCGGCGGCTTCCCGGCGGTGGACGTCACGGTGCGCGGCCACCAAGGCGTGATCGTGCTGTGGAAGTTCCCCAGCCGTCCCGGCCCGTACTGCCAGGTCTGCGGCACCGCGACGGTCCGTGAGATGGCGCAGCGGACCCTGGTGCGCGGCTGGTGGGCCGTCCTCTCGCCGCTCTTCACCCTGATCACGCTGCTGCGCACCCGGGCCGCCTATCAGAAGATCCGTCAGCTCCCGCCACCCGCGCCGGGAACCCACGGTCCGCAGCTGGACCCCGGCACCCCGCTCACCAAGCGCGGTGCGATCTGGATGCTGCTGCTGCCGGTGGCCTCGGTGGCGGCCTGCATCACGCTGCTGGTGCTGCTGGTCTCCGGCGCGAACGGCGACGACTCGGGGCCGGCCGGCCGCTCGGTGATCACCGCGAACGGCGGCGACTGCCTGCGCGACGCCCATGGCTCGCTGGGTCAGCCCGACGCCCATCCGGACGTCACCGTGCTCCCCTGCAGCAGTTCCAAGGCGCAGTACCGGGTGCTCGCCAAGGTGGCCACCGTGGACGACCCACAGGGCGCCTGTTCCGGTTACCACGCCGCCACCTCCTGGCTCCTGCACAAGGACGGCGGCGCCAGCTTCGCCCTCTGCCTGGCCGCGAAGGACGCCCCCGACGCCCCCGACGCCCCCGACGGCTCCTCCGGCACCACTGGTTCGACCGGTTCGACCGACTCGACCGGTTCGGGCACCAGCGTCTGA
- a CDS encoding inositol-3-phosphate synthase, which translates to MGSVRVAIVGVGNCAASLVQGVEFYKDADPAGKVPGLMHVQFGEYHVKDVEFVAAFDVDAKKVGFDLADAIGASENNTIKICDVPPTGVTVQRGHTLDGLGKYYLETIEQSAEEPVDVVQVLKDRQVDVLVCYLPVGSEDAAKFYAQCAIDAKVAFVNALPVFIAGTKEWADKFTEAGVPIVGDDIKSQVGATITHRVMAKLFEDRGVLLERTMQLNVGGNMDFKNMLERDRLESKKISKTQAVTSQVRDRELGAKNVHIGPSDYVAWLDDRKWAYVRLEGRAFGNVPLNLEYKLEVWDSPNSAGVIIDAVRAAKIAKDRGIGGPILSASSYFMKSPPVQYFDDEARENVEKFIRGEVER; encoded by the coding sequence ATGGGTTCGGTTCGCGTAGCCATCGTGGGCGTGGGCAACTGCGCCGCGTCGCTGGTGCAGGGTGTCGAGTTCTACAAGGACGCCGACCCGGCCGGTAAGGTCCCCGGCCTGATGCACGTGCAGTTCGGCGAGTACCACGTCAAGGACGTGGAGTTCGTCGCCGCGTTCGACGTCGACGCCAAGAAGGTCGGCTTCGACCTGGCCGACGCCATCGGCGCCAGCGAGAACAACACCATCAAGATCTGCGACGTGCCGCCGACCGGCGTCACCGTGCAGCGTGGCCACACCCTCGACGGCCTCGGCAAGTACTACCTCGAGACCATCGAGCAGTCCGCCGAGGAGCCGGTCGACGTGGTGCAGGTCCTGAAGGACCGCCAGGTCGACGTCCTCGTCTGCTACCTGCCCGTCGGTTCCGAGGACGCTGCCAAGTTCTACGCGCAGTGCGCCATCGACGCCAAGGTCGCCTTCGTGAACGCCCTGCCGGTGTTCATCGCGGGCACCAAGGAGTGGGCGGACAAGTTCACCGAGGCCGGCGTGCCGATCGTCGGTGACGACATCAAGTCGCAGGTGGGCGCCACCATCACGCACCGCGTGATGGCGAAGCTCTTCGAGGACCGCGGTGTCCTCCTCGAGCGCACCATGCAGCTGAACGTCGGCGGCAACATGGACTTCAAGAACATGCTCGAGCGTGACCGCCTCGAGTCCAAGAAGATCTCGAAGACCCAGGCCGTCACCTCCCAGGTCCGTGACCGTGAGCTGGGCGCGAAGAACGTCCACATCGGCCCGTCGGACTACGTCGCCTGGCTCGACGACCGCAAGTGGGCGTACGTCCGCCTCGAGGGTCGCGCCTTCGGCAACGTGCCGCTGAACCTGGAGTACAAGCTCGAGGTCTGGGACTCCCCGAACTCCGCCGGTGTCATCATCGACGCCGTCCGGGCCGCGAAGATCGCCAAGGACCGCGGCATCGGTGGCCCGATCCTGTCGGCCTCCTCGTACTTCATGAAGTCGCCGCCGGTGCAGTACTTCGACGACGAGGCGCGGGAGAACGTCGAGAAGTTCATCCGCGGTGAGGTCGAGCGCTGA
- a CDS encoding PadR family transcriptional regulator gives MSRRSGVLEFAVLGLLHDAPMHGYELRKRLNVLLGSFRAFSYGTLYPCLKSLVAQGFLVEDNPDTEYVPATALNGKRSKIVYRLSADGKQRFEELLADSGPDAWEDEHFGVHFAFFGQTDRAVRMRVLEGRRSRLEERLERMRSSIARTRERFDDYTLELQRHGLESVEREVRWLNELIETERANRTGRTAAPPGRTAVPQSSDGRGDEDGSPLPSRPPHDRPGHSA, from the coding sequence GTGAGCAGACGCTCAGGAGTGCTGGAATTCGCCGTCCTCGGCCTCCTGCACGACGCCCCGATGCACGGCTATGAGCTGCGCAAACGCCTCAACGTGCTGCTCGGCTCGTTCCGCGCCTTCTCCTACGGCACGCTGTACCCGTGCCTGAAGAGCCTGGTCGCCCAGGGCTTCCTGGTCGAGGACAACCCGGACACCGAGTACGTCCCGGCCACGGCGCTGAACGGCAAGCGGTCGAAGATCGTCTACCGGCTCTCCGCGGACGGCAAGCAGCGCTTCGAGGAGCTGCTCGCCGACTCGGGCCCGGACGCCTGGGAGGACGAGCACTTCGGAGTGCACTTCGCCTTCTTCGGTCAGACCGACCGGGCGGTGCGGATGCGCGTCCTGGAGGGCCGCCGCAGTCGCCTCGAGGAGCGCCTGGAGCGGATGCGCAGCTCGATCGCCCGCACCCGCGAGCGGTTCGACGACTACACGCTCGAACTGCAGCGGCACGGTCTGGAGTCGGTGGAGCGCGAGGTCCGCTGGCTGAACGAGTTGATCGAGACCGAGCGGGCCAACCGGACCGGGCGCACCGCCGCCCCGCCGGGCAGAACCGCCGTACCACAGTCTTCGGACGGCCGTGGCGACGAGGACGGATCCCCCCTTCCGTCCCGGCCACCGCACGACCGCCCGGGGCACTCCGCCTAG